A stretch of Myroides oncorhynchi DNA encodes these proteins:
- the thrS gene encoding threonine--tRNA ligase: MIKITLPDGSVKEFASGATPFDVAKSISEGLARNIISANFNGTTIETTTPMTTDGSLVLYSWNDDEGKKAFWHSTSHVMAQALQDLYPGIKLTIGPAITNGFYYDVDFMDHKVTDADFKTIEDKVLEIARGKHEFSMRSASKAEALEFYKKEENPYKVELIENLADGTITFCDHDTFTDLCRGGHIPNTGIIKAFKVLSIAGAYWRGDEKNKQLTRVYGISFPKQKDLTEYLALLEEAKKRDHRKLGKELELFTFSQKVGQGLPLWLPKGAALRDRLEQFLRKAQKKAGYEQVVTPHIGQKELYVTSGHYAKYGADSFQPIHTPVEGEEFLLKPMNCPHHCEIYNAKPWSYKDLPKRFAEFGTVYRYEQSGELHGLTRVRGFTQDDAHIFCTPEQLDEEFKKVIDLVLYVFGSLGFENFTAQVSVRDLSNPDKYIGNVDNWEKAENAIINAAKDKGLNYVIESGEAAFYGPKLDFMVKDALGRSWQLGTIQVDYNLPERFELTYKGSDNELHRPVMIHRAPFGSMERFIAILLEHTGGNFPLWLMPEQAIILSLSEKYEKYAKKVLDLLENSEIRALVDNRNETIGKKIREAEVQKYPFMLIVGEDEEKNGTISVRRHGDDGKSNQTMKIEEFITQVNEMVNGSVKQFGE, translated from the coding sequence ATGATAAAAATTACATTACCAGACGGTTCAGTGAAAGAGTTCGCCTCAGGTGCGACTCCTTTCGATGTTGCAAAAAGTATAAGCGAAGGTTTAGCTAGAAATATTATTTCTGCAAACTTCAATGGTACCACCATCGAAACCACAACACCTATGACCACGGATGGTAGTCTAGTTTTATATTCATGGAATGATGATGAAGGGAAAAAAGCTTTTTGGCATTCTACTTCACACGTAATGGCACAGGCATTACAAGATTTGTATCCAGGTATTAAGTTGACAATAGGTCCAGCAATAACTAATGGATTCTACTATGATGTGGATTTTATGGATCACAAAGTAACTGATGCTGATTTCAAGACTATTGAAGATAAAGTGTTGGAAATTGCACGTGGTAAACATGAGTTTTCTATGCGTTCAGCATCTAAAGCTGAAGCATTAGAGTTTTATAAAAAAGAAGAAAACCCTTATAAAGTTGAGTTGATTGAGAACTTAGCTGATGGAACGATTACTTTCTGCGATCACGATACATTTACAGATTTATGTCGTGGAGGACATATTCCTAATACAGGAATTATCAAAGCGTTTAAAGTGTTGTCTATTGCTGGTGCTTACTGGAGAGGAGATGAGAAGAATAAACAGTTAACACGTGTTTATGGTATTTCATTCCCTAAACAAAAGGATTTAACTGAATACTTAGCATTATTAGAAGAAGCTAAAAAACGTGATCACCGTAAATTAGGTAAAGAATTAGAGTTGTTTACATTCTCTCAAAAAGTAGGACAAGGATTGCCATTATGGTTGCCAAAAGGTGCTGCATTAAGAGATAGATTAGAGCAGTTCTTACGTAAAGCACAGAAGAAAGCAGGATATGAGCAGGTAGTGACTCCTCATATCGGTCAAAAAGAGCTTTATGTTACATCTGGACATTATGCAAAATATGGAGCTGATAGCTTCCAACCAATACATACTCCAGTAGAAGGAGAAGAGTTCTTGTTAAAACCGATGAACTGTCCTCATCACTGTGAGATTTACAACGCAAAACCTTGGTCTTATAAAGATTTACCTAAGCGTTTTGCTGAGTTTGGAACAGTGTATCGTTATGAGCAGTCAGGAGAATTACATGGTTTGACACGTGTAAGAGGATTTACTCAAGACGATGCGCATATTTTCTGTACTCCAGAACAATTAGATGAAGAGTTTAAAAAAGTAATTGACCTTGTGTTGTATGTTTTTGGTTCGTTAGGATTCGAAAACTTTACAGCTCAAGTTTCAGTACGTGATTTAAGTAATCCTGATAAGTATATAGGGAATGTTGATAACTGGGAAAAAGCTGAGAATGCAATTATAAATGCAGCTAAGGATAAAGGGCTTAATTATGTGATCGAGAGTGGGGAAGCTGCTTTTTATGGACCTAAATTAGACTTTATGGTTAAAGATGCATTGGGTAGAAGCTGGCAGTTGGGAACTATTCAGGTGGATTATAATTTACCAGAGCGTTTCGAATTAACATATAAAGGATCAGATAACGAATTACATCGTCCTGTGATGATTCACAGAGCACCATTTGGATCTATGGAGCGCTTTATCGCGATTCTGTTAGAACATACAGGTGGTAATTTCCCGCTTTGGTTGATGCCAGAACAGGCTATAATCCTGTCTTTGAGTGAGAAATATGAAAAATATGCTAAAAAAGTTTTAGATTTGCTAGAAAATAGCGAAATTCGCGCGCTGGTAGATAACCGTAATGAAACTATTGGTAAAAAGATTAGAGAGGCAGAAGTACAGAAATATCCTTTTATGCTAATTGTAGGTGAGGATGAGGAGAAAAATGGTACGATTTCTGTTAGAAGACATGGGGATGATGGTAAGTCTAATCAGACAATGAAAATAGAAGAATTTATTACTCAAGTTAATGAGATGGTAAATGGTTCTGTTAAACAATTTGGAGAATAA
- the infC gene encoding translation initiation factor IF-3, whose amino-acid sequence MNGAIRVPEVRLVGDNVEAGVFKLADAMRLAEELELDLVEISPNAEPPVCKITDYNKFLYEQKKREKMLKAKSTQITVKEIRFGPQTDEHDYEFKKKNAVKFLKEGSKLKAFVFFKGRSIIYKDQGQILLLRLAQDLEEFGKVETMPVLEGKRMTMFIAPKKKK is encoded by the coding sequence ATTAATGGTGCCATCCGAGTTCCTGAAGTTCGTCTTGTAGGAGACAACGTCGAAGCAGGTGTGTTTAAACTAGCAGATGCAATGCGTCTAGCAGAAGAATTAGAGTTAGATTTGGTTGAAATTTCGCCAAACGCTGAGCCTCCTGTTTGTAAAATTACTGATTATAATAAATTTCTTTACGAACAAAAGAAGCGTGAGAAGATGCTTAAGGCAAAATCAACTCAAATCACTGTAAAAGAGATTCGTTTTGGTCCTCAAACAGATGAGCACGATTATGAGTTTAAAAAGAAGAATGCTGTTAAATTCTTAAAAGAAGGATCTAAATTAAAAGCATTTGTATTCTTTAAAGGGCGTTCAATTATTTATAAAGATCAAGGACAAATCTTGTTATTAAGATTAGCGCAAGATCTTGAGGAATTTGGTAAAGTAGAAACCATGCCTGTGTTAGAGGGTAAACGTATGACTATGTTTATCGCGCCTAAGAAGAAAAAATAG
- the rpmI gene encoding 50S ribosomal protein L35, translating to MPKMKTKSSAKKRFKLTGSGKIKRKHAFKSHILTKKSKKRKLALTHSGLVSKADTHSIKNQLRLV from the coding sequence ATGCCTAAAATGAAAACTAAATCTAGTGCTAAGAAACGTTTCAAGTTGACTGGTTCTGGAAAAATCAAAAGAAAACACGCTTTTAAAAGTCACATTTTGACTAAAAAATCTAAAAAGCGTAAATTAGCTTTAACACACTCTGGATTAGTGTCTAAAGCAGATACTCATAGTATCAAAAATCAGTTAAGATTAGTTTAA
- the rplT gene encoding 50S ribosomal protein L20 yields the protein MARSVNSVASRARRKRILKQAKGFFGRRKNVWTVAKNAVEKAMVYAYRDRKQKKRNFRALWIMRINAGARLHGMSYSQFMGKIKANNIELNRKVLADLAMNHPEAFAAIVNRVK from the coding sequence ATGGCAAGATCAGTAAACTCAGTAGCTTCAAGAGCAAGAAGAAAAAGAATTTTGAAGCAAGCCAAAGGATTCTTTGGTAGACGTAAAAACGTTTGGACAGTAGCGAAAAACGCGGTAGAAAAAGCAATGGTATATGCTTACCGTGATAGAAAACAAAAGAAAAGAAACTTCCGTGCTTTATGGATTATGCGTATCAACGCTGGTGCAAGATTACATGGAATGAGCTATTCTCAATTCATGGGTAAAATCAAAGCTAACAATATCGAATTGAACCGTAAAGTTCTTGCAGATTTAGCTATGAATCACCCTGAAGCTTTCGCAGCTATCGTTAATAGAGTAAAATAA
- a CDS encoding class IV adenylate cyclase encodes MELKNVEFKARVADLAVMEDRLSGLGLVLDGVYTQVDTYYNVPIGRVKLREYDSYSSLIYYNRTDGVDAKGSDVIYYKHDKNTALGAILELQFGVKVKVSKVRKVLTYKNVSIHLDNVDGLGLFVEVEACSVGAEEDIDLKAQCDEFFNLLQLKKEDLIAVSYSDLIMLKTK; translated from the coding sequence ATGGAATTAAAGAATGTAGAGTTTAAAGCTCGTGTAGCTGATCTAGCTGTGATGGAAGATAGATTAAGTGGATTAGGGCTTGTCTTAGACGGAGTTTATACCCAAGTGGATACCTATTATAATGTGCCCATCGGTAGGGTGAAACTGAGGGAATATGATTCATATAGTTCTTTGATCTACTATAATCGAACTGATGGAGTAGATGCGAAGGGATCTGATGTTATCTATTATAAACACGATAAAAATACTGCTTTAGGTGCTATCTTAGAATTGCAGTTTGGAGTTAAAGTAAAGGTATCTAAAGTGCGTAAGGTTTTAACGTATAAGAATGTCAGTATACATCTTGATAATGTAGATGGTTTAGGCCTTTTTGTAGAAGTAGAAGCGTGTAGCGTAGGTGCAGAAGAAGATATAGATTTAAAAGCACAATGCGATGAGTTTTTTAATCTTCTTCAGCTAAAGAAAGAAGATTTGATAGCAGTTTCATATAGTGATTTGATAATGCTAAAAACAAAATAG
- a CDS encoding cell division ATP-binding protein FtsE, whose protein sequence is MSKTVLSLQAVDIFQNKHKVLSNVNLEVNKGEFLYIIGKTGSGKSSFMKTLYADLPLEVGEGSIVDYDLRALKERDIPYLRRSLGIVFQDFKLLPDRTVYANLYFALKATGWSEKEAMDRKIHEVLDNVNMLAHIEKMPHQLSGGEQQRIAIARALLNDPDLILADEPTGNLDPQTSAEVMELLLNINKNGRTIIMVTHDYALLLKFPAKTLKCDAGTLFEVVHRTTQG, encoded by the coding sequence ATGTCAAAGACAGTTTTATCCCTTCAAGCAGTAGATATCTTTCAAAACAAACACAAAGTTCTCTCTAATGTAAACTTAGAAGTTAACAAAGGTGAATTCTTATATATTATTGGTAAAACTGGTTCTGGTAAAAGTAGTTTTATGAAGACACTTTATGCTGACTTACCATTAGAAGTAGGAGAAGGATCAATTGTAGATTACGATCTAAGAGCTTTAAAAGAAAGAGACATCCCTTACTTAAGAAGATCATTAGGTATAGTATTCCAAGATTTTAAATTACTTCCTGACAGAACAGTTTACGCCAATCTTTACTTTGCCCTAAAAGCAACAGGATGGTCTGAAAAAGAAGCTATGGACAGAAAGATTCACGAAGTCCTTGACAATGTAAATATGCTTGCTCATATTGAGAAAATGCCTCATCAATTATCAGGTGGGGAACAACAACGTATAGCTATCGCAAGAGCACTACTTAACGATCCAGACCTTATATTAGCAGATGAACCCACAGGTAACTTAGATCCTCAGACAAGTGCTGAAGTAATGGAGTTACTCTTGAATATCAATAAAAACGGTAGAACAATCATTATGGTTACTCATGACTATGCATTACTACTTAAGTTTCCTGCCAAAACATTAAAATGCGATGCAGGAACACTCTTCGAAGTTGTACACCGTACTACACAAGGATAA
- a CDS encoding CidA/LrgA family protein, translating to MNLIKQVAIVIGCLAFGELVVYLTGLKLPSSIIGLIALFALLKLKWVKVVDIGGITDFLIKNMGIFFVPPCVAMLNYFGILSKSIIPIVIATLVSTVIVIFVTGFTHQLLRKKK from the coding sequence ATGAATTTAATTAAACAGGTGGCAATTGTTATAGGTTGTCTTGCCTTTGGAGAATTAGTAGTTTATCTTACTGGATTAAAACTACCCTCAAGTATTATAGGTTTAATAGCATTGTTTGCATTGCTAAAACTGAAGTGGGTGAAGGTCGTTGATATTGGTGGAATCACTGACTTCTTAATTAAAAACATGGGTATTTTCTTTGTGCCTCCTTGTGTGGCGATGTTGAATTATTTTGGTATTCTAAGTAAATCGATTATTCCTATTGTTATTGCAACACTTGTTAGTACAGTGATTGTGATTTTTGTAACTGGATTTACTCATCAATTATTAAGAAAGAAGAAATGA
- a CDS encoding LrgB family protein: MIFLANPTFLLFMTLALYAGGMWLSTKKKWIIFNPIILSMVILMGYLFILDIPYANYEEAGHYIDFFLKPSIVVLAVPLYIQWEKIQKQLFPILFSQLVGCVVGVVSVVILAKITGADQEIILSLAPKSVSTPIALEISKSVGGIPSVTAAAVMIAGIFGSMVGFKVLNLTRISNPMSQGIAMGTSSHAMGTMKAMEVSDKYGAFASVGMIFNGIFTAILAPIILGLLSAYL, translated from the coding sequence ATGATTTTTTTAGCAAACCCGACTTTTTTGTTGTTTATGACATTAGCTCTTTATGCTGGTGGTATGTGGTTATCAACAAAGAAAAAATGGATTATCTTCAATCCTATTATTTTATCAATGGTTATTTTGATGGGCTATTTATTCATCTTAGATATTCCGTATGCCAATTATGAAGAAGCAGGGCATTATATTGATTTTTTCTTAAAACCTTCTATTGTAGTTCTTGCTGTGCCATTATATATACAATGGGAGAAAATACAAAAGCAGTTATTTCCTATCCTGTTTAGTCAACTTGTTGGATGTGTTGTTGGAGTAGTGTCTGTTGTGATCTTAGCTAAAATAACAGGGGCAGACCAGGAGATTATACTGTCATTAGCGCCTAAATCCGTTAGTACACCTATTGCATTAGAGATATCTAAGTCGGTAGGGGGGATTCCTTCAGTTACAGCCGCAGCAGTTATGATTGCTGGGATATTCGGTAGTATGGTAGGGTTTAAGGTGCTTAACCTTACTCGTATTAGCAATCCCATGTCTCAAGGTATAGCTATGGGAACATCATCTCATGCGATGGGAACGATGAAAGCGATGGAGGTCAGTGATAAGTATGGAGCATTTGCTAGTGTCGGGATGATATTTAATGGAATCTTTACGGCTATCTTGGCTCCTATTATTTTAGGACTGTTATCTGCTTATTTGTGA
- a CDS encoding tetratricopeptide repeat protein, with product MHKNNRLTLLTLALGSITASAQQSAVYVDRLADYNHAVALYNEEQYLAAQLLFSKVKQAHVGENTEVESDCAYYIAHCAIRLNQDGAEDKIDAFVKKYPTSSKQNQAYVEVTDYYFSKGDFPKALKYAVKVKENAITNEKKLDRFNFEKGYSYFYTKNKKEAERYLKKVNVRGEWGEQATYYLGYIAYDSDKFDEAKQLFNKVETKSSYQEKMGYYQADMSFKTGNFQTAIDQGVDQLGKATPQEKSELSKIIGESYFNLKQYDKALPHLLAYQGKGGKWSNTDFYQLGYTYYKSKDYPKAIEQFNKIIGGDNAIAQNAYYHLGESYLQTHKKTQALNAFKNASEMRFDAGIQEDAFLNYAKLSYDIGNAYESTPSVLNSYISKYPNSAYKAEIEGLLIDSYVSSRNYKEALVLLEKSRSVGNKEVYQQVTLLRGQELFNEGDFKGALGLFDKSLTEKQNLKYTAKAQYWKGETLFYLNDFKESIAQFNAFEQNTSSKGLSERDNLYYALAYSYFKQKDYTKAGEYFKQYTDGTPKDESRRLDAFLRLGDCNFVTGKYWPAMEAYNKVIEANKVDVEYARFQKAVSYGFVDRNPRKIEDLTQFVKDFPKSNLADDAQYEIGVTYDVMNQDQKALVAFDKLLKDYPTSSYKPRAVLRQGLINYNANKPNEALVKFKQVVKESPDSSEALEAVQNARLIYVDNGKVDEYAAWVKGLSFIQVTDAELDKDTYESAEKQYIQNNTKTAIEGYEKYLKSFPTGQKALQAHFYLGQMYFAENNMDKAVVNYEAVVSRDKNEFSEISLARLAEIYLKNKNTSKAISTLKRLDTEAVQEQNVVFAKSNLMKLYYEQNSYAEALTYAEAVLKMPKTDNKVKSDAQVVIARTAMATNEESKAKKAYQEVLKIAKGELAAEALYYDAYFKNKEGKYDASNETVQKIAKEYSGYKYYGAKGLVLMAKNFYQLKDSYQATYILESVTNNFTDYPDVVSEAKKELQTIKNQEAKRNSSIAQ from the coding sequence ATGCATAAAAATAATAGATTAACTTTATTAACTCTTGCACTAGGGAGTATAACTGCAAGTGCTCAACAGTCAGCTGTTTATGTAGATAGGTTAGCTGATTATAATCATGCCGTAGCCCTATATAATGAAGAACAATATCTAGCAGCTCAATTGTTGTTCTCTAAAGTAAAACAGGCTCATGTAGGTGAAAACACAGAGGTAGAGTCTGATTGTGCTTATTATATTGCTCATTGTGCTATACGTCTTAATCAAGATGGAGCTGAAGATAAAATTGATGCATTTGTAAAGAAATATCCTACTAGTTCTAAACAAAATCAAGCTTATGTAGAAGTTACTGATTATTATTTTAGTAAAGGTGACTTCCCTAAGGCTCTTAAATATGCTGTTAAGGTAAAAGAGAATGCTATTACAAATGAAAAAAAACTAGACCGTTTCAACTTCGAGAAGGGGTATAGTTATTTCTATACAAAAAATAAGAAAGAAGCAGAACGCTACCTAAAGAAAGTTAATGTTCGTGGTGAATGGGGAGAACAGGCAACTTATTACTTAGGTTATATTGCTTATGATTCTGATAAGTTTGATGAAGCAAAGCAATTGTTTAACAAGGTAGAGACAAAGTCTTCGTATCAAGAAAAGATGGGGTACTATCAAGCAGATATGAGTTTTAAGACTGGTAACTTTCAAACTGCAATCGACCAAGGTGTAGATCAGTTAGGTAAAGCTACTCCTCAAGAGAAGTCAGAGTTGTCAAAAATCATAGGAGAGAGTTACTTTAACCTAAAACAGTATGATAAAGCACTACCTCACCTTTTAGCTTATCAAGGTAAAGGTGGGAAGTGGAGTAATACTGACTTTTATCAATTAGGATATACATACTATAAGTCAAAAGACTATCCTAAAGCAATCGAACAGTTTAATAAAATTATCGGTGGAGATAACGCGATCGCTCAGAATGCGTATTATCATTTAGGAGAGAGTTACTTACAGACGCACAAGAAAACACAAGCATTAAACGCGTTTAAGAATGCTTCTGAAATGCGATTTGATGCAGGTATTCAGGAAGATGCTTTCTTAAACTATGCTAAGCTTAGTTACGATATAGGTAATGCTTACGAGAGTACACCGAGTGTGTTAAATAGCTATATCAGTAAATACCCTAACTCTGCTTATAAAGCTGAGATAGAAGGATTGTTGATTGATTCGTATGTGTCATCACGTAACTATAAGGAGGCTTTAGTTCTATTAGAGAAGAGCCGTTCTGTAGGAAATAAAGAAGTGTACCAACAGGTAACTTTATTACGTGGTCAAGAGTTGTTTAATGAAGGTGATTTTAAAGGGGCTTTAGGACTTTTTGATAAATCATTGACAGAGAAGCAAAACTTAAAGTATACAGCAAAAGCACAATATTGGAAAGGAGAAACTCTATTCTATCTAAATGATTTTAAAGAATCAATAGCGCAGTTTAATGCCTTTGAACAAAATACATCGTCTAAGGGATTGTCAGAACGCGATAATTTATACTATGCTTTAGCTTATTCTTACTTTAAACAGAAGGATTATACTAAGGCAGGTGAGTATTTTAAACAATACACTGACGGTACACCTAAAGATGAGTCTCGTCGATTAGATGCTTTCTTGAGATTAGGAGATTGTAACTTCGTTACGGGTAAATACTGGCCTGCTATGGAAGCGTATAACAAAGTTATCGAGGCAAATAAAGTTGATGTTGAGTATGCTCGTTTTCAGAAGGCTGTTAGTTATGGATTCGTTGACAGAAATCCACGTAAGATAGAGGACTTGACACAATTCGTTAAGGATTTTCCGAAGTCTAATCTGGCAGATGATGCACAGTATGAGATTGGTGTTACGTATGATGTGATGAATCAAGATCAGAAAGCATTAGTTGCTTTTGATAAACTATTAAAAGACTATCCAACGTCAAGTTATAAGCCAAGAGCGGTATTACGTCAAGGGTTAATCAATTACAATGCAAATAAACCTAATGAAGCATTAGTGAAGTTTAAACAGGTGGTGAAAGAGTCTCCAGATTCTTCAGAAGCATTAGAAGCAGTGCAGAATGCTCGTTTAATCTATGTAGATAATGGTAAGGTAGACGAGTATGCAGCTTGGGTAAAAGGGTTGTCTTTTATACAGGTCACAGATGCTGAGTTAGATAAAGATACTTATGAATCAGCAGAGAAACAGTATATTCAGAATAATACAAAAACAGCAATAGAAGGGTATGAGAAGTATCTAAAAAGCTTCCCAACTGGTCAAAAGGCGCTGCAAGCACATTTTTACTTAGGGCAAATGTATTTTGCAGAGAACAATATGGATAAGGCTGTAGTGAATTATGAAGCTGTCGTTAGTAGAGATAAGAATGAGTTTTCAGAGATTTCACTAGCTCGTTTAGCTGAGATTTACCTTAAGAATAAGAATACGTCAAAAGCGATTAGTACTTTAAAACGATTGGATACAGAAGCTGTACAAGAGCAGAATGTTGTGTTCGCTAAGTCTAACTTGATGAAGTTGTACTATGAGCAAAACAGCTATGCTGAAGCGCTTACTTATGCAGAGGCTGTATTAAAGATGCCAAAGACTGATAATAAAGTTAAGAGTGATGCTCAGGTAGTTATCGCTAGAACAGCTATGGCGACTAATGAAGAATCAAAAGCTAAGAAAGCATATCAAGAGGTATTAAAGATAGCTAAGGGAGAATTAGCGGCTGAGGCGTTGTATTATGATGCTTATTTTAAGAATAAAGAAGGTAAATATGATGCTTCAAACGAAACAGTACAAAAAATAGCTAAGGAATATTCTGGCTATAAGTATTATGGAGCAAAAGGATTAGTCTTAATGGCTAAGAACTTCTATCAGTTAAAAGATAGTTATCAAGCAACTTATATTCTGGAAAGTGTTACTAATAATTTTACTGATTACCCAGATGTAGTAAGTGAAGCTAAGAAAGAGCTTCAGACAATAAAAAATCAAGAGGCTAAACGCAACTCTTCGATTGCTCAATAG
- a CDS encoding TonB-dependent receptor has product MNNKNIYTILSAVTLVCGVGFAQDKNTDPNKLGTEVVNVVRAYDATISDAFKVRTTANSDDDAVGNKKPVIYTISSFPVASTFVPEKGQAAAVEKSSRLMSFNNYALLSAGNYTNINGEVFLSHKLNKNSFLAGYASHFSSQGGIKNQILDDSFSNTKGGLVYGGQLKDFGWTVEAGARYQLSNYYGLPTKEIDLDRADVNGVSEAQHYKNVFVNGGLEFRNSPFTNMDFRYDYFWDDFGTVENRFKIRPNVKTALEIGELNVGLLVDYVGTTYKNYFVGTTDKYNHLNVGLKPTLTFRDDNYSLELGVSTFYNNGELAGKTQNSFYIYPNVKASLDLVPGLLVTYAGIEGGLEQNSFQQFSEENPFISPNILITPTDKKYDLYIGLKGKLDNNISYNVKGSYKREKDKAMFLHNEYSLNKSRVPYMFGNSFGVEYADVKTLNLFGELRFDFEDNVSIGVHGEYNSYNTNTLEAWNLPSVKAGADFKFDFTEQWFATMDVFYVGKRKDVFVIDSTGLIGEYNTWENPTIVDVKDYVDLNMKVGYRPTKNWTVFLKANNLFNQKYNQWDNFRTQGLQVMGGAMYKFDF; this is encoded by the coding sequence ATGAACAATAAGAACATATATACGATATTATCTGCTGTTACATTAGTATGTGGGGTAGGTTTTGCTCAAGATAAGAATACAGATCCTAATAAGTTAGGGACAGAGGTAGTTAATGTTGTAAGAGCTTATGATGCTACTATTTCGGATGCATTTAAGGTTAGAACAACAGCTAATAGTGATGATGATGCAGTAGGTAATAAGAAACCAGTGATTTATACAATCAGCTCATTTCCTGTAGCGTCAACGTTTGTTCCAGAGAAGGGACAAGCAGCAGCGGTGGAAAAATCAAGTAGATTAATGAGTTTTAATAATTATGCGTTGTTGTCAGCGGGTAATTATACTAATATTAATGGCGAGGTTTTTCTTAGTCATAAACTGAATAAGAATAGTTTCTTAGCTGGGTATGCAAGCCATTTCTCTTCACAAGGTGGAATTAAAAATCAGATTTTAGATGATAGTTTTTCGAATACTAAAGGAGGGCTAGTTTATGGAGGTCAATTAAAAGACTTTGGTTGGACAGTAGAAGCAGGAGCACGATACCAATTAAGTAATTATTATGGATTGCCAACTAAGGAGATTGATTTAGATCGTGCAGACGTGAATGGTGTAAGTGAAGCACAACATTATAAGAACGTGTTTGTCAATGGAGGACTAGAGTTTAGAAATTCTCCTTTTACCAATATGGATTTTAGATACGATTATTTCTGGGATGATTTTGGAACAGTAGAGAATCGATTTAAAATACGTCCAAATGTAAAAACAGCTTTGGAAATAGGGGAATTAAATGTTGGTTTATTAGTGGATTATGTTGGGACTACGTATAAAAATTATTTTGTAGGTACCACAGATAAATACAATCATTTAAATGTAGGATTAAAACCAACGCTTACTTTTAGAGATGATAATTACTCTTTAGAATTAGGAGTTAGTACATTTTACAATAATGGTGAATTAGCAGGCAAAACCCAAAATAGTTTTTATATATATCCTAATGTAAAAGCTTCACTTGATTTAGTACCAGGCCTTTTAGTTACTTATGCTGGAATAGAAGGAGGTTTAGAACAAAATTCTTTTCAACAATTTTCAGAAGAGAATCCGTTTATATCACCTAATATCTTAATCACTCCGACAGATAAGAAATATGACTTATACATCGGGTTAAAAGGGAAGTTAGATAATAATATCTCTTATAATGTAAAAGGGTCTTATAAACGTGAGAAAGATAAAGCCATGTTCTTACATAATGAGTATTCGCTAAATAAGAGTAGGGTTCCTTATATGTTTGGTAACTCATTTGGGGTAGAATATGCAGATGTAAAAACATTAAACCTATTTGGAGAGTTGCGTTTTGATTTTGAAGACAATGTATCTATAGGGGTTCATGGAGAGTATAATAGTTATAATACAAATACACTAGAGGCATGGAATCTTCCGTCTGTAAAAGCGGGTGCTGATTTTAAGTTTGATTTTACAGAACAGTGGTTTGCTACTATGGATGTATTCTATGTTGGTAAACGCAAGGATGTTTTTGTGATTGATTCTACGGGCTTGATAGGAGAGTATAATACATGGGAAAACCCAACGATAGTCGATGTAAAAGATTATGTAGATTTAAATATGAAAGTAGGATACAGACCTACTAAGAATTGGACTGTGTTTTTAAAGGCTAATAACTTGTTTAATCAAAAGTATAATCAGTGGGATAATTTTAGGACACAAGGATTACAAGTTATGGGAGGAGCAATGTATAAATTCGATTTTTGA